The following is a genomic window from Adhaeribacter radiodurans.
GTGATTGGTCTTAATCAATTCTAAAGCATCGCGAATAATGGTTAGGGTTTTGAGACCCAAAAAGTCCATTTTCAGCATGCCCGCGCTTTCAATTACCTTACCGTCGAACTGCGTTATGAGCAGGTCTGAATCTTTAGAGGTAGAAACCGGAATGTAATTGGTAATATCATCGGGAGCAATAATTACCCCTGCCGCGTGAATACCGGTATTACGGACAGAACCTTCCAATTTTTCTGCCAGTTGCACTACTTTTCCCCGGTGGTCGTTGCCCGCCCGAATGTTAGCCAGTTCCGGCGATTCTATAAATGCTTTAGCCAGGGTAGTACCCGGCGTTTCGGGCACCATTTTGGCCAGTTCATTAGCCTCAGATAAAGGCAATTCGGTAGCGCGGGCCACGTCTTTAATGCTCGATTTGGCCGCCATGGTACCAAAAGTGATAATCTGGGCTACCTGGGTTTTACCGTATTTCCCCACCACGTAGTCGATTACGCGCTGGCGGTTTTCGTCGTCGAAGTCAATATCAATATCGGGCATACTTACCCGTTCCGGATTTAAAAAACGCTCGAAAAGCAGGGAATACTTTATGGGGTCGATGTTGGTAATACCAACGCAATAGGCTACCGCCGAACCGGCGGCGGAACCCCGGCCCGGCCCAACTACTACTCCCATGGCCCGGCCTTGATTAATAAAGTCCTGCACAATTAAAAAGTAACCCGCAAATCCCATGGTTTCGATAATCTGCAGCTCATAGTTCAGGCGTTCTTCAACTTCGGGGGTAATTTCTTTGTACCGTTTCTTAGCGCCTTCAAAGGTCAAATGGCGCAAAAAAGCATCCGGTCCGGCGTGTTCCGCCGGTATCGGAAAGTTGGGTAATAGTATATCGCGCTGCAGTTTGGGCGGCGTTATTTTATCAACGATTTCGTTTGTATTGTCTACTGATTCCGGCACGTCGCGGAACAGTTGGTTCATCTGCGCCTGCGTTTTGAAGTAGAATTCGTCGTTGGGGAAACCAAAGCGGGTTTGCGGCCGGGGCTTCTGCATTTCTTCTTCAATCCGGTACAGCATCCGGCGGGCTACTTCGTCGTTGTTTAAGTTTTTGCGGAGGTTATCCAGGTGGTCGTAAGCAACCTCGCCCTTAGAAGTTAACAACCGGAAATATTTGGTGTTGAAATCACCAACCGGAATACTTTCGTCTTCGCCGGTATTCACGCAGAGCAGAATGTCGTGGGCATTCCAGTCGTTTTGCTCAATGTAGTGCGAGTCGTTGGTGCAAATTACTTTTACGTTGTATTTCTTCGCCCACTTGAGTAATACCTGGTTTACATCTTCCTGGCTCTTACCGGTGTTATCAATATTTTGCAGGCCGTGCCGCTGAATTTCGATGTAATAATCTTCGCCGAATAAATCGAGCCACCATTTCAATATTTCTTCGGCTTCTTCTTCGCTTTTCCATAAAATAGCTTGCGGTACTTCCGCCCCAATGCAGCAACTGGTGGCAATTAAGCCCTTCGAGTATTTTTGCAGAAGCTCTTTATCAATGCGTGGCCATTTACTATACAAACCTTCAATGTAGCTCATGGAGCAAAGCTTCGACAGGTTTTTGTAGCCGTCCTGGTCTTTGGCCAATAAAAGTTGATGGTAGCGGTTATCGCGTTGTTCTTTAGTAAAAACTTTCTGATGGCGGTCCTGCACCAAATAAAATTCGCAGCCCACAATGGGTTTTACGTTGTATTTATTGGCTTCGGCCACAAAGTTAAAAGCCCCAAACATATTACCGTGGTCGGTCATAGCAACGGCCTTCATACCATCGGCTTGGGCTTTCTTCATCAGGCCGCCAATGCTGGCAGCACCATCGAGCAAAGAGTATTGAGTATGGCAGTGTAAATGCGAGAATTCAGGCACGAGAAGTGAATTAGAAATTAATAATTACAAATTAGAAATGGAAGATAAGGAAAAATCAGCATCGGTTGAACTACCATTATCTCCGGTTCACAACAATAAAATTAAGCAAAAAGTAGCAGTTCCGAAAGCAAAAGTTAAGCTCATTAGGTTACTCCTTGCTTAAGATTATGGGTAAGCAGGAAAGTTAGATAAGCTAAAAATCAAAGCACCAGTTATGTTACTAAATCCGCATCCTAGTTTTAGTAAATATTTCGGCGAATCAGTTAGTGAAGAAAGCCTGACACCTGTTTCCTTTGGCAATAAATGGTTTTTTAAAGTTCTGGTGCCTACAGTGGGCACTTTCTGACGAATGGAAGCATAAACCTTCTTAAAAGAGCCCAACCTTAGTTCCGGATTTAATTTTTTACTGATTTAAAATTATTTCAGCCTATTGTTAACTTTTTCGTAAAGTTAGTTTGGTAACGAAAAACCAGATCAGGGTAAACGAATGGAAGCAACAGCAGAGAAGAAAAACAAAGTTACATTAGCCGAAATGTTTCGGGCCTTGCAGTACCGGAATTACCGGCTCTTTTTTATGGGGCAAGGTGTTTCTTTAATTGGTACCTGGATGCAGCAGGTAGCCATGAGCTGGCTGGTTTATCGACTTACTAATTCTGTTTTGTTGTTAGGTATTTTGGGTTTTGCCGGTCAGGTACCAGCATTTCTGTTAGGGCCTTTTGCCGGTGTACTTTCTGATCGATTTAATAAACACCGCATTTTAATTTTAACGCAATCTCTAGCTATGCTGCAAGCTACAATTCTAGCCGTGTTGGTGCTTACTAATGCGGTAACTATCTACTGGATTTTGGCTCTGAGTATATTCTTAGGAATTGTTAATGCTTTTGATACTCCTACCCGGCAGTCCTTCGTCATAAACCTGATTGATAAGCGGGAAGATGTTAGTAATGCCATTGCTTTAAATTCGTCGCTGTTTAATGTGGCCCGTTTAGCCGGACCTTCTATTGCAGGTTTAGTAATTGCGGCGGTAGGGGAGGGGATGTGCTTTGCACTTAATGCGCTTAGTTATATAGCCGTACTTTTTTCTCTTTTAAGTCTTCGGGTTCAGCTTAAACCTTCTACAAAAAAAGACATACGGGTATGGGAATCGTTGCGCGAAGGATTTAAATACGTAGTAGGTTTTCCACCCATTCGGGCAATTCTGCTGCAAATTGGCTTAATTAGCTTGTTTGGCATGCCTTTTAGTGTTTTAATGCCAGTATTTGCCCGCGATATTTTGCACGGTGGCGCTAACACACTCGGTTATTTAATGGGAGCTTCCGGAATTGGGGCATTAACCGGGGCTTTATACCTGGCAAAGCGTCCGTCGGTGTTAGGTTTAGGAAAAGTAATTATTACGGCTACCTTAATGCTTTCTTTTGGCTTAATTTGTTTCTCTTTTACGCGCCACATTGGGTTTGCACTTGTATTTATTACTATTACCGGTTTTGGCATGATTGTGCAAATGGCGGCAAATAATACTATTTTGCAGACTATTGTTGAAGATGATAAACGTGGCCGGGTGATGAGTTTTTATTCCATGGCATTTCTGGGAATGGCGCCATTTGGTTCGTTGCTGGCAGGTACCTTGGCCAATCGTATTGGGGTGCCCTACACGCTTTTGATCTGTGGTTGTTTGTGTAGTTTAATTGTAATTCCGTTTGCAATACAATTGCCCAAAATGCGCCGGTTAGTACGGCCAATTTACCAACAATTAGGTATTTTACCGCAGGTGGCAACCGGAGTACAAACCGCCTCTAACTTAACCATGGCTCCCGAACAGCGGTAATTAGTAGCTTTAGATAAAAGGTAATAAACTGCTCCCAACCCCACTTCATCTGAAGCATGGAGCTTTCCTTTATAATTATTAACTAACTTTTAAACCTTTTAGCTTGCAACCTATAACTTGCAACTTGTAACCTGTAACCTATAACTTGAAACCAACTACTTCCGGCTACTGGATTTTGGTTTAATAGTAAGTTTTTCACCCGGCGCCACGCTGAAATCCGATTTGTTGTTCCAATCCATAATTTCTTTAATGGTAACTCCGTATTTCCGGGAAATCTGGTACATAGATTCGCCGGCTGATACCACGTGTTGCGTAGTTACCGCATTTGCCGTAGTAGCCCGTTCGGTTACCGG
Proteins encoded in this region:
- the dnaE gene encoding DNA polymerase III subunit alpha; this encodes MPEFSHLHCHTQYSLLDGAASIGGLMKKAQADGMKAVAMTDHGNMFGAFNFVAEANKYNVKPIVGCEFYLVQDRHQKVFTKEQRDNRYHQLLLAKDQDGYKNLSKLCSMSYIEGLYSKWPRIDKELLQKYSKGLIATSCCIGAEVPQAILWKSEEEAEEILKWWLDLFGEDYYIEIQRHGLQNIDNTGKSQEDVNQVLLKWAKKYNVKVICTNDSHYIEQNDWNAHDILLCVNTGEDESIPVGDFNTKYFRLLTSKGEVAYDHLDNLRKNLNNDEVARRMLYRIEEEMQKPRPQTRFGFPNDEFYFKTQAQMNQLFRDVPESVDNTNEIVDKITPPKLQRDILLPNFPIPAEHAGPDAFLRHLTFEGAKKRYKEITPEVEERLNYELQIIETMGFAGYFLIVQDFINQGRAMGVVVGPGRGSAAGSAVAYCVGITNIDPIKYSLLFERFLNPERVSMPDIDIDFDDENRQRVIDYVVGKYGKTQVAQIITFGTMAAKSSIKDVARATELPLSEANELAKMVPETPGTTLAKAFIESPELANIRAGNDHRGKVVQLAEKLEGSVRNTGIHAAGVIIAPDDITNYIPVSTSKDSDLLITQFDGKVIESAGMLKMDFLGLKTLTIIRDALELIKTNHGVDINIDEIPLEDEKTFALYQRGDTIGTFQFESEGMRMYLKDLQPTNIEDLIAMNALYRPGPMQFIPNFINRKHGREPVEYPHELLEPILNYSYGIMVYQEQIMQTAQILAGYSLGGADLLRRAMGKKDMAKMAKEREKFIKGAKELHKIPEKKASEVFDVMEKFAQYGFNRSHSAAYSVVAYQTGYLKAHYPAEYMAAVLTHNMNDIKKVTFFIEEARRQQVPVLGPDVNESIYKFNVNKDGAIRFGLGAVKGTGEAAVEAILEEREKKGPYSDVFDFAKRANLRAVNKKTFESLAQAGAFDSFERYHRAQYIEIPDGENLNLLEKSIRFGNQYQAEQSSSQQSLFGGGSAVQIPLPKVPEVAPWSQTEMLRREKEVVGFYISGHPLDQFKLEIDSYCTCPLDRIAEYKNRDISVAGIVSNIVIRTGKNGNPFALFTLEDYDSTLGLALFGEDYVKFSPYLKDGMFLFVKGKVTLRYKSEDQWELKPTNMQLLGDVAEKLAQGVRLDIDLRTLNALQIDHIEQAAQESPGQKKLELVLCEPNERLTVEMFSRKYRIDPKTFILKVKEKELGVCKLL
- a CDS encoding MFS transporter — encoded protein: MEATAEKKNKVTLAEMFRALQYRNYRLFFMGQGVSLIGTWMQQVAMSWLVYRLTNSVLLLGILGFAGQVPAFLLGPFAGVLSDRFNKHRILILTQSLAMLQATILAVLVLTNAVTIYWILALSIFLGIVNAFDTPTRQSFVINLIDKREDVSNAIALNSSLFNVARLAGPSIAGLVIAAVGEGMCFALNALSYIAVLFSLLSLRVQLKPSTKKDIRVWESLREGFKYVVGFPPIRAILLQIGLISLFGMPFSVLMPVFARDILHGGANTLGYLMGASGIGALTGALYLAKRPSVLGLGKVIITATLMLSFGLICFSFTRHIGFALVFITITGFGMIVQMAANNTILQTIVEDDKRGRVMSFYSMAFLGMAPFGSLLAGTLANRIGVPYTLLICGCLCSLIVIPFAIQLPKMRRLVRPIYQQLGILPQVATGVQTASNLTMAPEQR